One window of Lytechinus variegatus isolate NC3 chromosome 2, Lvar_3.0, whole genome shotgun sequence genomic DNA carries:
- the LOC121408650 gene encoding 60S ribosomal protein L6-like has product MGDDKPKKGHTSRQKWMTGGIPRYSRSQMYKRTAMYKKKKTVVKKERKRKPAMVEKQIGGEKNGGKRLVRVNRLPRYYPTEDLPRRLNNRKKPFSQHKSKLRPSITPGTVLILLAGRYKGKRVVFLKQLASGLLLVTGPFDLNGVPLRRINQAYVIATQTKVDISSVKLPERLNDIYFKRMKLKKPRGQEGEMFESEKKEYTVSDERKEDQKAVDGQLMPLIKGVDYLKGYLQMAFSLSNKQFPHKMIF; this is encoded by the exons ATGGGAGACGACAAACCGAAGAAGGGGCACACCTCCCGTCAGAAATGGATGACGGGTGGCATCCCAAGATACAGCCGGTCCCAGATGTACAAGCGAACAGCCATGTACAAGAAGAAGAAG ACTGTTGTGAAGAAGGAGAGGAAAAGGAAACCAGCTATGGTTGAGAAGCAGATCGGTGGTGAGAAGAATGGAGGTAAACGTCTTGTCCGTGTCAACAGACTG CCTCGTTACTATCCAACTGAGGATCTGCCCCGTAGGTTGAACAACCGCAAGAAGCCCTTCAGCCAGCACAAGTCCAAGCTCAGGCCATCCATCACCCCGGGTACTGTCCTCATCCTTTTGGCTGGACGCTACAAGGGAAAGAGGGTTGTTTTCCTCAAGCAACTTGCCTCTGGTCTCCTCCTTGTTACAG GTCCCTTCGACCTGAACGGTGTACCACTGCGCAGGATCAACCAGGCTTACGTCATCGCCACCCAGACCAAGGTGGACATCAGCTCTGTCAAGCTTCCGGAGAGATTAAATGACATCTACTTCAAGCGCATGAAGCTCAAGAAGCCACGTGGACAAGAGGGAGAAATGTTTGAGTCTGAGAAGAAG GAGTACACTGTTTCTGATGAGCGCAAGGAGGACCAGAAGGCAGTCGATGGCCAGCTTATGCCTCTCATCAAAGGAGTTGACTACTTGAAAGGATACCTCCAGATGGCTTTCTCACTCAGTAACAAGCAGTTCCCACACAAGATGATCTTCTAG